In the Gopherus flavomarginatus isolate rGopFla2 chromosome 23, rGopFla2.mat.asm, whole genome shotgun sequence genome, ttagagtaGGGTTGGGGtaaggagttagggttggggTATAGAGTAcatttagggtttagggtttagagtAGGGTTGGGGTAAGGAGTTAGGATTGGGGTATAGAGTacatttaggggttagggtttagagtaGGGTTGGGGTAAGGAGTTAGGGTTGAGGTATAGAGTacatttaggggttagggtttagagtaGGGTTGGGGtaaggagttagggttggggTATAGAATacatttaggggttagggtttagagtaGGGTTGGGGtaaggagttagggttggggTATAGAGTACaattaggggttagggtttagagtGAGGTTGGGGTAAGGATTTAGGGTTGGGGTATAGAGTacatttaggggttagggtttagagtaGGGTTGGGGtaaggagttagggttggggTATAGAGTacatttaggggttagggtttagagtaGGGTTGGGGtaaggagttagggttggggTATAGAGTACAtttaggggttggggtttagAGTAGGGTTGGGGtaaggagttagggttggggTATAGAGTACATTTAGGGGTTATGGTTTAGAGTAGGGTTGGGGtaaggagttagggttggggTATAAAGTACatttaagggttagggtttagagtaGGTTTGGGGTAATGAGTTAGGATTGGGGTATAGAGTACatgtaggggttagggtttagagtaGGGTTGGGGtaaggagttagggttggggTATAGAGTacatttaggggttagggtttagagtGAGGTTGGGGTAAGGAATTAGGGTTGGGGTATAGAGTacatttaggggttagggtttagagtaGGGTTGGGGTAAGGAATTAGGACTATGGTAAAGAATATGGTTAGTGGTAGGATATAGCATAGGGTTAGGAGTAAGGAgctagggggaaggggagggtatGCACACCCCAGTTGTGTGTATATGCACACCCCAGCTGTATGCGTGTGcccagttttgtgtgtgtgcagctcAGCTCTGCGGGTCTCCTCTTCCTTAAACTGGATTTGCTGCACCATCATGTCCCTTCATCCTGGCACCTGggtctcaattcctgagctcccctggggaagcagcaggaTTCACACCCCCGGGCtgcaccagcccccaccccagccctcctgTGTCTTTCCCCCTGCAGCTCAGCCAGTGCCCAGGCCCCGACAGCCCCATCTTCCTGCCCAGCGACTCCGAGTGGGACTGGATCCTGGCCAAGACCTGGGTGCGCTACGCCGATTTCCTGGTGCACGAGTCCGTCAGCCACCTGCTGCTCGACGAAGTCTTCACCCTGGCCACCCTGCGCCAGCTGCCCATGTGCCACCCGCTCTTCAAGGTGAGAGAGGGGtcgcgctgcctcctccccaagccagCTGTGCCCAGATGTGCGGGAGAGAAGAGCCCAGCAGGGGGAGCGTACCAATCAGGCCCCACTGCTGGCATCCACCTGTGCCCAGCTGCACGTGTGCGTGCCCGGTGGGGTGTGTGTGCCCAGCATGCCAGGCTGGGCGTGCCCCATGCTGGCTGCATTCTACCCATCATGGTCCAGCACCTCCCCAATGATGGGGAAGAAGGAGCcactgctggggtgaggggtggctccctgcttgccctcaCCCACCCCATGTCTCTTatcccccagctgctgctgccccacaCCCGCTACACGCTGCACATCAACGTTATGGCCAGGACCATGCTACTCAGACGTAGAGGGGTCATCGAAAGGGTGAGAGGACCCCACGGTCAGGGGCATTGGACCCAGctccactcccagagctggggagagaacccaggagtcctggctcccagccccctttgctctaacccaccagcccccactcccctcccagagccggggagagaacccaggagtcctgactcccagcccccgctgctctaacccaccagcccccactcccctcccagagccatgtaCTTGGGAGTAAAATGCGCCTGTTGCCCGAGTATTGGCCTCACCTGGAACCCCTGAAGCCCTCTTCCCGTATTGTCTCGCCATGAAAATCACATCGGGAACCTCCCAGAGAGCAGATCCTTCGGGCCAGCCTCCATCTCAGTTAGTCCCAGAGTTTGCACTGTACGGCTCCGCAGATGCAGCCTCTGCCTTCAGTTCGTCAGTACTGTTCGCAATGAACTCGGAGAACTCCGGGAGGACGGGTAAGGTCCCAGCgagctggaaaagggcaaatatggcATCTTCTTTGAAAAGAAgcacaaagaggacccagggaattataaacCAGTCCGTCTAACTGGAAGATACTGGAACACGTTATTAAACCATCAAGGATGGATCATAGGGTTAGAAAGAATGGcccacatggatttgtcaagaacaaatcatgccaaaccaatctaatttccttcttggacAGCGTTGCTGGCTGAGTGGCTGGGAAGAAGCagtagacgtgatatatcttgatttatatcttgattttagtctTTTGACACATCCCACGTGCAAACTAGGGAAATTTGGGCTGGATGGAATTACTATGGGTGGTTGAAAGACCAGACGCCAAGAGTGGGTTCGCAATGGTCAGCTGTCAAACGgaatctagtggggtcccacaagagGTCATGCTTGGTTCGGCACTATTCATTATTGGTcatgaatgacttggataatggagtggagagtgtgtTGATCAAATTTGTGGCTGACACCAAGtcaggaggggttgcaagcacttcaacgggcaggattagaactcaaaGCGACTGCGACAGCTCGGAAAATTGGGCTGAAATCGACAAGCtgaaattcagtgaagacaagtgcaaagtccacCACTGAGGAAGGAAAACTCCAATGCCCAACTGCACGATGGGATGTAACTGGCTGCCGGGGGTCGTACTGTTcgaaaggatctgggagttatagtggaatATAAAACAGTGGAATATAAGACAACAATTAGATGCAGTTGGGAAGAAGGCTAATTTCATTCTAGGCTGTATTAACGGGAGTGTCCTGTGTAAAACCCAGGAGGTCATTGTCTGGCCCtcgtgagacctcagctggagaacaggggggtggggatgggggtgtggagggaCGTCACACTTTAGGATAGATGTGaccaaattggagagagtctggaaaagaggaacaaacatgataaaaggtttagaaccCTGATCTATGAggccaggttaaaaaaaaaccactgggcatatttagtcctGAGAGAAGACCAGTGGGGGACCTGACAGTCTTGAAATATGTTACAAACAGGaagatgatcaattgttctctggtcctgctgaaggcaggacaagaagtaatgggcttaatccacaagaagggagatttaggttagatattatgaAAAGCTTTCTCTCTCTAAAGATAGTTAACTCTGGAGGAAGCATAGAGGTTTTGGGATCTCCATCATTGCAGGTTTCTAAAaactggttggacaaacaccagaggTTGCGAGTGATTGGTCATTTTTGGGGTACAACGCAAAGTGAAACATGGGGGAGGCACATTTGTCATGGGGCGTGTTGTCGGTTGTCTCGTTGCGCTGAAATAGATCATGGCGGTATTTCATTCTAACCCGCCCCCTGGCCTGCTGGCTCAGAGGCTGAAGGCTCTGTCTCTGGTCCCTTCCCAGGGCATGGGCTCGGGGATCGAGGGGACCAAGGTGCTGATGGCCAAGGGCATGTCCTGCCTGACCTACAACTCCCTCTGCTTACCTGATGACATCCAAGAGCGTGGGGTTGACTGCATCCCCAACTATTACTACAGGGATGATGGGCTGAAGATCTGGTCGGCCATtgagaggtaagaagcaggagcTGGGGCAGAAGGGGGCGAGGAAGCAGACGGCATGTGGAAAATCCCCACCAGCTCAGAGTTGCTTGGAAACACGGCTTTCCTGCCACGTAAAGAAGTCTGAATTAAAAACACCTGGAATTTCCTACAAGGCACTTTTTGAAAgacacccccacacactcagctaGACGGCATGAATGCTCCTTGAGCTGGTCATGAGTCACACAGAGAAGGGCACCAGCTAGTACTCGCCAGCCTTGCACACCAGGACTACACcaccttgccctggtcagaagcctggccagtttcagtttattacccagtccgcccctccctcactgtggagAGGACATGCACCCGTCTTTgtacctgagctgagatttcctgagcacttcaaccaaagcaaaatgttttaggtaaaatataaaacaggttCATTAGCTACAGAAAGATAGTTTTTTAGTGATTATACATGGCAGGCATAAGATGTTAGAGGTagttaccaaaaaaaataaaggatGAGCGCACAGTCTAAATCATAACCCTTATTACCTAGGCAGCATttgatgactatgagccaccaatgtgatatggctgttaaaaaagctaatgatgtcttgggatgcatcaggcgaggtatttccaggagAGATAAGGAGGGGTTAGTAacgttgtacaaggcactggtgagacctcatctggaatactgtgtgcagttctggtctcccatgtttaagaaggatgaattcaaactggaacaggtacagagacgggctactaggatgatccgaggaatggaaaacctgccttatgaaaggagactcaacgagcttggcttgtttagcctagccaaaagaaggttgaggggcatgggtcacttgctggaggattctctgcagcttgaggtcttcaaaccacaatttgaggacttcaataactcggacatagattaggggtttgttatagaagtggatgggtgagattctgtggcctgcattgtgcagggggtcagactagatgatcataatggtcccttctgaccttaaaatctatgagtctatgagcatttAGATCAACCAATTTTCTCAGCCTACTGGATGTCctggtgggctttgctgagtcacTGGGTTGAACAATCCCCCTGGTGGGTCTTGTGCAACTGCGTCAGAGAGTGGAACAGTccccattgtgtggtgcttgggcAGCCCTCATTGCATTGTAAATCCCTGGATTACAACTCTCCTGCTTATTATTGGTCGTTGAACACCCTCCTGGGTGGGGGAAGTTCTTTATATGTCACTCGCACATttacagcatatttcagtaacagccacccagcaaaatctcataacttcatacacactaatgatatacatatttggaAAGAACAATGGGTTGCAGCAGgtcatgacctttcatatgatatCGTACATgccatgctttgtatgaaatatcacaattatatatgaATGAGGCGTATGGGTTTTCCAGGGAGCTATTTTGACGTACAGTGTGTCACAGATTCTATTCCTGATACCTGGAGGTTCCCTGGTAACAAGGCAGCGTGGTGCCAAGGGACAGCTTTGGGCACTAAAAAATTAACCCTAACGCAATGGAAAAGTCAACCCCCATCAAATACTGATGCCTGGCTTGGCGATCTGGCTGATCACACAGCTAACGAATGACTGGCATTCCGGAGAAAGGGAATGCATGAAAAATTCAAAGCAATTTGGGCTGATTTATTAGAGGTCTATGATCAATGTAGACACTGAAGATATGTCACATCCCCTCCCCGGCCTTTATCCTAACCCCCGTTACTTACTTTGTGTGGTAGATTGGTTGGCTTAGGAAAAATGAATGAAAACTTGTAAATACACAACAATGGAGAGGAAAAGTCAAACTTTTGGGAATTTCATCCAAAACCAAATTCCGGGGAAAGGTCTCATTGGGGGTGAATGGAAACATTTGGCTTCAGTCAAGCCAAGACATTTTGTGCCAGTGGCGACTCTTGTTTAACGTGTTGACTTCCACAGGAGCAAGTCCAGTTTGAAACGAGAAGTTCAGCTCTGCCGTAAACAAGATCCAGGATCACCTGGAGGTCAGGCCGGCGGCTTAGCCACCAGGCCATGCTCCCACAGCTAGGAAAGGGTGAAGTGAAGGGGACACTAGGTACCGGCCAGGGTGCATGGTACCACTGGGCTGTTTGGTGATGCTAGCTGAGTGACACTGGTGCACTTGGGAGTGATGTGGCCTGCAGTGACCCATCCAGGTCGACACATCTCTGCTCTTTCCAGCTTTGTCTCTGGCATTGTCAGACACTATTACCACAGCGACGCCCACGTCCTGGCCGACTGCGAGCTGCAGGCCTGGGCAGATGAGATCTTCCGTGAAGGCTTCCTGGGGAATGAGGCGTCCGGTAGGGGCCATGTGAACCCAGAGCTCTGCAGCCGTTGGTCACGGGGCTCCATGCATGTCTCAGGAGGACAAACGACTGTCAGCCAtatcccagctggtgtcaatgggcatCTCtctattggagtcaatggggacaGATCCTGGCTGGTGTCAATGGGCATCtgtccattggagtcaatggggccagaccccAGCTTGTATCAAGTGGCCCTGCAGGCAGGGATTTTGACCCTCGGATGGGGAGCAAGGTGTCCGACCCTGCCGGAACAGGGTGGCCTGGATTACAGtggtgggaaggggctgtggggtgacTGGGAACCGCCCAGCCGTGGGaacgggcagggcagggagatggcGCCTGGCCGAGCTGAGTCCCCGAGCAGGACAGTGACTCACCGGGAGAGGCTCCGGCAGAGGGAGGCATCGAACccggctctaggggtcccagccCAAGGCCACAGAACAGGGCCAGGCCGGGTCAGTGATGCCTGTTTTCCATCCCGCAGGCTTTCCCTCGTCCCAGCAGAGCATCCCTGAGCTCATTAAGTACCTGACCATGTGGATCTACTGCTGCTCGGCCCGGCATGCCGCCCTCAACAACGGGCAGGTAGGGAGAGGCCAGCCTGGGTGCTTggggccccattccctgccccccacggGACCCTGGGGTCCTGCCACCAACacccgcaccctgcacccccccatgcagtcatggagtccagccaccgacacccccaccctgcacccccccatgGGGCCATGGGGTCCAGCCACTGACatcctcaccctgcccccccaatAGGGCCCTAGGGTCCAGTCGacacccccatcctgccccccacagTGCCCTGGGGTCCAGCCACCAATACCTCCagtctgtcccccaccccactgacaCCTCATCCCCAGAACCCTGCTCTAGCATCCaatcccccacccagcacccaaacccaGTGAGACCCCAGACACCATGggaccctgctccagccccctaacacCCTCCCCTACTGCCACACTtagcacccccaacccccccttgACTTTCCTAACCGTTGCCCTTGGGTGAGACACTGACCAAGCCCTGGATGCCCAGAACCCTTGGCTGAGCCAGACCTTCCCTGTGCTGGTGCCCCCTGGGCGGGGTGACGAGGGGATCCCCGGCTGGGCTAGGGGGGTCCCCGGCTGCTCTGATTGTGAGGGTCTCTCTGGGCTGCAGTACGAGTTTGGCGCTTGGATGCCCAACTTCCCGGCCTCTATgaggaaccccccaccccaggccaaGGGCACCTCCTCCCTGGAGAGCTACCTGGACACCATCCCGGAGGTCAACAGCACCAGCAACGGCCTCTTCGCCCTCTGGGTCATCTGCTGCGAGCCAGGGGACTCGGTGAGGACACGGGAGCtatagggggctgtggggcagggggcttcgcagtgggcgctctcccctggcaggcggggctggccccagggtggtgctagggggcactgggctgtggctgggggtgtctctTTAATGAGCCGTTCAGCTGagttcttccccccgccccacccccttgTGGTAAGAATAAAGGACCCGCTGACATTTCCCACAAGCTGGGGCATGAACCCAGGTGTCCCGGCCCAGCAACACATAAATTCCACCGTGTTGTTTCAACCGGCCACAggattctccttccctccctggcctGAACTCTTTGCAATGTTGCTACACAGCCATTAAACACCTTCCCTGCGCTCTAGGGCACGTGAGGGATCCTTGTGTAAccagccgccccaccccagaggtggctgcatctcagcaccaggtgaTGGAGCCCTTCCGTGCTGTCCCTCACCGCTCTCCCGTTCCCTTGCAGAGATCCCTGGGCACGTACCCCGACGAGCACTTCACGGAGGAGGAACCCAAGCGGCTGATTGCAGCCTTCCAGGGGCGCCTGGCCCAGATCTCCCAGGAGATCCAAGAGAGGAACAAATCCCTGCCCATCCCCTACCACTACCTGGATCCCCTCCAAATCGAGAACAGCACGTCGATCTGAGCTCGACCGGCGAGCCCCAGGGATGGGCCCCATGCAGCCGCTGGCAATGCTGTCCCTGCGATCCTATCCGGGGGCAATAAACCACATACTAATTCCACTCTGAATGGCTGATTCTGTGTAGTGGGCTACAGcacagggagctgggagccaggactcctgggttctccccctggatctgagaggggagtgggggctgatgggttagagcaggggggacttgtagccaggactcctgggttctccccctggatctgggaggggagtggaggctggtggttagagcaggggggactcggagccaggattcctgggttctcttgcTGGCTTTGGGAGGAGtgagggggctggtggttagagtagggggcagctgagaaccaggactcctgggttctcttcccagctctgggagaggagcatGGTCTTATGAGTTAGCGCAGGGAGGCACAAGGCTTAAGTGAAATCATGCAGCCAACACCAAGTCGTGTCTATGGGTAGCAAAATACCTGTGTCCCCAAACCCTGcactgggcaggaaggggttaaaggaCAGCTTTAATTAATCCTGATCAGCAATGAAGGCCTGGgaagggatagctctgtggtttgagccttggcttGCTGAATttaaggttgtgagttcaatcctagagagggctgtttggggattggtctggctttgagcagggggttggactatataATCCCCTGAGGACCCTTCTAACTGTAATCATGAGCTATTACAATGGAAGAAGTGACCTAGCCCCAAGGCCTTTGAGAGAGCCAGAACAAAAGACTAGGAGAATAACCCCACCACCCTGGTCTAACAGCTAGGTTTCTTaaagctgctgctgccttttAGTGCCGCTCGAGAGATTTCTGCTTTTTGCCCTGGCTGCGAACACGTGCATGAATTCAAAAGCCCATGAAATGAACATCAAACACGGCTGTGATGCGATGTCCCGGGTACCGGCGTTGAAGAGGGAACCTGATGGAATGGGATATTCTAATTAAAAGGTGTATAAAAGGAatggtgcagagtcctgcactcaggagggaagaatcccaggcactgctacaggctggggaccgactggctaagcggcagttctgcagaaaaggacctggggattacaatggatgagaagctggatatgagtcagcagggtgcccttgttgccaagaaagccaacggcatattgggctgtattagtaggagcattgccagcagatcgagggcagtgattattcccctctacgcGTCCCTGGTGAGGCCAGAccttgagtattgtgtccagttttgggccccccactacagaagggatgtggacaaattggagagagtccagcggagggcaacgaaaatgatgaggaggctggagcacatgacttatgaggagaggctgcgggaactgggattgtttagtctgcagaagagaagaatgaggggggatttgatagctgctttcaactacctgaaagggggttccaaagaggatggatctagactgttctcggtggtagcagatgacagaacaagaagcaatggtctcaagttgcagtgggggaggtctaggttggatattaggaaacactatttcactaggagggtggtgaagcactggaatgggttccctagggaggtggtggaatctccttccttagatgtttttaaggtcggtcttgacaaagccctggctgggatgatttagttgggaactggtcttgctttgagcagggggttggactagatccctcctgaggtcccttccaaccctgagagtctCTGATTCTGTGGAGCACCTAGTATGTGACACCCTGCCATCTTCAGCACATTTGCTTCCCGAAACCCTGAATTCACCTGGAAGTATGTAGACTGAGGTCTTGGGTTGGCCACCCTGGGAGCCCTTCTGGTGACCCCAAGTACCTGCAGTTGT is a window encoding:
- the LOC127039744 gene encoding hydroperoxide isomerase ALOXE3-like, whose protein sequence is MGTYKVHVATGNFFLAGTFSSISITLVGTHEESDKKLLDNCGKDFNPGAVEEFQLCCRRWLGDIVLVRLHKEPYSFYPTDNWYCSFVEVISPHGQTYRFPCYQWIEGYRTLELREGKGQTVCDDADCPLLLAQRQAELTHRRKCYGWKEYAPGLPRCLAVDNVIELDRNTMYSFTKSTNFLLRGVELRLKGFLSCTNSWAKLDDINKVFCFNKTPITEYVRAHWREDTFFGYQFLNGVHPMMIRRCTELPRNFPVTPAMVASSLGESSSLQDELEKGNIFLADYKILEGIPANTINGYQQYIAAPLCLLHLQPSRELVPIAIQLSQCPGPDSPIFLPSDSEWDWILAKTWVRYADFLVHESVSHLLLDEVFTLATLRQLPMCHPLFKLLLPHTRYTLHINVMARTMLLRRRGVIERGMGSGIEGTKVLMAKGMSCLTYNSLCLPDDIQERGVDCIPNYYYRDDGLKIWSAIESFVSGIVRHYYHSDAHVLADCELQAWADEIFREGFLGNEASGFPSSQQSIPELIKYLTMWIYCCSARHAALNNGQYEFGAWMPNFPASMRNPPPQAKGTSSLESYLDTIPEVNSTSNGLFALWVICCEPGDSRSLGTYPDEHFTEEEPKRLIAAFQGRLAQISQEIQERNKSLPIPYHYLDPLQIENSTSI